From the genome of Rhizobium binae, one region includes:
- a CDS encoding nucleoside deaminase — translation MENHEPFLREAIALSKSAMENGDEPFGSVLVKDGQVILRAENSVFTGHDMTNHAEMNLIKLAAQHYDPAFLADCTLYTSTEPCAMCSGAIYWSGIGRMVFACSETRLGEIAGIGLNVPSRAVLQTGARAVTVVGPTNLEEEAAKVHREFWPKHLGKI, via the coding sequence ATGGAAAATCACGAGCCGTTTCTGCGCGAGGCAATTGCGCTCTCGAAATCCGCGATGGAAAACGGCGACGAACCGTTTGGCTCGGTCCTGGTCAAGGACGGGCAAGTCATCCTGCGCGCCGAAAACAGCGTCTTCACCGGCCACGATATGACAAACCACGCCGAGATGAACCTGATCAAACTGGCGGCACAGCACTACGACCCTGCTTTTCTCGCTGACTGCACGCTCTACACCAGCACCGAGCCGTGCGCGATGTGCTCCGGGGCGATCTACTGGTCGGGTATCGGACGCATGGTGTTTGCGTGCTCCGAGACGCGGCTTGGGGAGATTGCCGGGATCGGGTTGAACGTACCCAGCCGGGCGGTGTTGCAGACCGGCGCGCGTGCCGTCACCGTGGTTGGCCCGACGAACCTCGAAGAGGAAGCCGCCAAAGTCCACCGGGAATTCTGGCCGAAACATCTGGGCAAGATTTAG
- a CDS encoding FAD-dependent monooxygenase encodes MREHAVVISGGGPTGLMLAGELALAGVDVAIVERRENQEIVGSRAGGLSSRTLEVLDQRGIVERFLAEGQVAQVTGFAVTRLDISDFPTRHNYGLALRQKHIERILSGWVGELPVAIYRGRELTGFVQDETGVTLELSNGSSLRAGYLVGCDGGRSLVRKIAGIAFPGWDATTSNILAEAEMEEEPPLGVHRTALGMHAFGREDYEIRDGKVVFAGEGPINIMVTEQTAGGAGEPTLDDLRQALIAACGTDYGIHGLRWISRFTDMSRQAEVYRKGRVLLAGDAAHVHSPVGGQGLNTGVQDAVNLGWKLAQVVKGISPAAMLDTYHAERCPVAARVLRMTMAQVALQRTDDRTEALREVVLELLGLEEARKKIAGEMSGLGIRYDLGEGHPLLGRRMPDLDLVTPDGPLRLFTLLKNARPVLLNLGPRGSLDSGPWSGRVPLVDARYDGPWELPAVGAVAAPTAVLIRPDGYVAWVGEGSQDGLDAAMNTWFGPPR; translated from the coding sequence ATGAGAGAACATGCGGTCGTGATATCAGGCGGAGGGCCGACGGGGCTGATGCTGGCGGGTGAACTGGCGCTGGCGGGTGTCGATGTCGCCATCGTCGAACGGCGCGAGAATCAGGAGATCGTCGGTTCGCGGGCCGGCGGTCTGAGTTCGCGTACGCTCGAGGTTCTCGACCAGCGCGGCATCGTCGAGCGGTTCCTGGCTGAGGGGCAGGTCGCCCAGGTGACCGGGTTTGCGGTCACGCGGCTTGACATAAGTGATTTTCCGACACGGCACAATTACGGGCTGGCGCTGCGGCAGAAGCATATCGAGCGCATCCTGTCCGGCTGGGTCGGCGAGTTGCCGGTCGCGATCTATCGCGGCCGCGAACTGACTGGTTTCGTGCAGGACGAGACCGGCGTCACCCTCGAACTCTCCAATGGGTCGTCGCTGCGCGCGGGCTACCTCGTCGGCTGCGATGGCGGCCGCAGCCTGGTCCGCAAGATCGCCGGCATCGCCTTTCCGGGATGGGATGCGACGACCAGCAATATTCTCGCCGAGGCCGAGATGGAGGAGGAGCCGCCGCTCGGCGTCCATCGCACCGCGCTCGGCATGCATGCCTTCGGCCGCGAGGATTATGAGATCCGCGACGGCAAGGTGGTGTTTGCCGGCGAAGGTCCGATCAACATCATGGTGACGGAACAGACGGCCGGCGGCGCAGGCGAGCCGACGCTTGATGATCTCAGGCAAGCGCTCATCGCCGCCTGCGGAACCGATTATGGCATCCACGGCCTGAGGTGGATTTCCAGGTTCACCGACATGTCGCGCCAGGCGGAGGTCTACCGCAAGGGCAGGGTGCTGCTGGCGGGTGATGCCGCCCATGTGCATTCTCCGGTCGGCGGGCAGGGGCTCAATACCGGTGTGCAGGATGCCGTCAATCTCGGCTGGAAGCTGGCCCAGGTGGTGAAGGGCATATCGCCTGCGGCCATGCTCGACACCTATCACGCCGAGCGTTGTCCGGTCGCCGCCCGCGTGCTGCGCATGACGATGGCGCAGGTCGCATTGCAACGGACCGATGATCGCACCGAGGCTCTCAGAGAGGTCGTGCTGGAACTGCTTGGCCTGGAGGAGGCGCGCAAGAAGATCGCCGGCGAAATGTCCGGGCTCGGCATCCGCTACGACCTCGGCGAGGGGCATCCGCTGCTCGGCCGCCGCATGCCCGACCTCGACCTGGTCACGCCGGACGGCCCATTGCGTCTCTTTACCCTGTTGAAAAACGCGAGGCCGGTGTTGTTGAACCTCGGACCGCGCGGCAGCCTCGACAGCGGGCCATGGTCAGGCCGCGTGCCTTTGGTCGATGCGCGCTATGACGGGCCATGGGAGTTGCCGGCGGTGGGGGCGGTCGCAGCCCCGACCGCGGTGCTGATCCGGCCGGACGGTTATGTGGCCTGGGTGGGCGAGGGGTCTCAGGATGGCCTCGACGCCGCGATGAACACCTGGTTCGGGCCGCCCCGCTGA
- a CDS encoding LysR family transcriptional regulator, producing MRPPLESLRILEACVSAGSFARAAERLCLTPAAVSLRIRTMEAELGKRLFHRAGRRVVPTTDAVVLAGRVRQALDGIAAALDEFQAAKPPLRVTAPPTFASRWLAPRLSRYPAAAISPIEVDVSADIRDPAAFDVAIRTGRGGWDGLEEYRLTPVEATPMLAPSLLGAQRLETPDALADFELLPHPDWDAWFKSAQGRAPRSLRFASVDYPTHELDANAAVAGAGVALLSPSLFRPLLDKGLLIAPFSQVLTGPAWHFALMRLDDTRLAPRRLCAWLRQRAQEHA from the coding sequence ATGCGGCCGCCATTGGAGTCCTTGCGAATATTGGAAGCATGCGTGTCCGCCGGCAGCTTCGCCCGCGCGGCCGAACGCCTGTGCCTTACCCCTGCGGCCGTCAGTCTCCGCATCCGCACAATGGAGGCAGAACTCGGAAAGCGGCTCTTTCATCGAGCCGGACGCCGCGTTGTCCCGACGACTGACGCCGTTGTGCTGGCGGGTCGCGTTCGCCAGGCTCTGGATGGCATTGCCGCGGCACTCGATGAGTTTCAGGCTGCCAAGCCGCCGCTGCGCGTGACCGCACCTCCGACATTCGCGTCGCGCTGGCTCGCCCCTCGGCTGTCACGTTATCCCGCGGCAGCAATTTCGCCCATCGAGGTCGACGTCTCCGCCGATATTCGCGATCCGGCCGCTTTTGACGTCGCCATACGGACGGGTCGTGGCGGATGGGACGGGCTTGAGGAATATCGGCTCACGCCCGTTGAGGCAACGCCGATGCTGGCGCCCTCCCTGCTTGGAGCGCAGCGCCTGGAGACGCCGGACGCTCTGGCGGATTTCGAGCTTTTGCCGCATCCGGATTGGGATGCTTGGTTCAAGAGCGCCCAAGGCAGGGCGCCTCGGTCGCTGCGGTTTGCGTCGGTCGATTATCCCACGCATGAGCTGGACGCCAATGCCGCGGTGGCAGGTGCGGGCGTGGCGCTGTTGTCGCCGTCTCTGTTTCGGCCGCTTTTGGACAAGGGACTTCTCATCGCACCTTTTTCACAAGTGCTGACGGGACCGGCCTGGCATTTCGCCTTGATGCGTCTGGATGACACCCGCCTCGCACCCAGGCGGCTCTGTGCGTGGCTTCGGCAGCGGGCGCAGGAACACGCTTGA
- a CDS encoding helix-turn-helix domain-containing protein, whose translation MAGENELLPPSAAGKYLGGVPVDTLRWWRWRRTGPTFCRVGRRVMYRRSDLDNFIRRGEVHVAEAANG comes from the coding sequence ATGGCTGGTGAAAATGAACTACTCCCGCCCTCTGCGGCGGGGAAATATCTTGGTGGCGTCCCAGTTGACACATTGCGCTGGTGGAGGTGGCGCCGGACCGGGCCAACCTTCTGCCGCGTTGGTCGTCGCGTCATGTACCGGCGCTCCGATCTCGATAACTTCATTCGGCGCGGCGAGGTCCATGTCGCGGAGGCCGCCAATGGCTGA
- a CDS encoding DUF3237 domain-containing protein, with protein MSLQSQHLFTLFMTLHPAVELGQTPAGSRRIFAVSGGSFQGERLKGQVSPLIGSDLLLGRADGTFQQDVRLLLLADDGASILMTYRGVRRSSPEVDMRLGRGEAVDASEYYLRTTPYFETAAPQYAWLNQIVAVAKGGRCPGGVEYEVFEIL; from the coding sequence ATGTCCCTGCAATCTCAGCACTTGTTCACACTCTTCATGACCCTTCATCCGGCGGTGGAGCTCGGGCAGACGCCTGCCGGAAGCCGCCGCATATTTGCCGTCTCCGGCGGATCGTTTCAGGGTGAGCGCCTCAAAGGGCAAGTATCGCCCCTGATCGGCTCCGACCTCCTGCTCGGGCGAGCAGACGGCACTTTCCAGCAGGATGTGAGACTTCTGCTCCTGGCCGACGACGGCGCCTCGATCTTGATGACCTATCGCGGCGTCAGACGCTCCTCGCCTGAAGTCGACATGCGTCTCGGCCGCGGCGAAGCGGTCGACGCCTCAGAATACTATCTGCGGACAACGCCCTATTTCGAGACGGCGGCGCCGCAATACGCCTGGCTCAACCAGATCGTTGCCGTCGCCAAAGGCGGCCGGTGTCCAGGTGGCGTTGAGTATGAGGTGTTCGAAATTCTCTAG
- a CDS encoding cupin domain-containing protein — protein sequence MSAKAVVRMPGEGKELNLAGKSLRFLVAGEDTKHTSMFDWTLPPGFFTGLHVHRVQEETFFVLEGECEWEVGGRKITATPGTYVFIPPGVPHNIGNASGKTARMIMTVSPPGHEHYFEELAKLVAQSSPPDAGAIAELRERYDTTQISTLRK from the coding sequence ATGAGCGCGAAAGCCGTTGTTCGAATGCCGGGTGAGGGCAAGGAACTGAACCTGGCCGGCAAGTCCCTGAGGTTCCTCGTGGCGGGGGAAGACACCAAGCATACGTCGATGTTCGACTGGACATTGCCGCCGGGTTTCTTCACCGGGCTTCATGTTCACCGCGTCCAGGAAGAGACCTTCTTTGTGCTTGAAGGTGAATGCGAGTGGGAGGTCGGCGGCCGGAAGATCACGGCGACGCCCGGCACCTATGTCTTCATCCCGCCGGGCGTGCCCCATAATATCGGCAATGCCAGCGGCAAGACGGCAAGGATGATCATGACGGTCTCGCCGCCCGGACACGAACACTATTTCGAGGAACTCGCAAAGCTCGTCGCACAAAGCAGCCCGCCGGATGCGGGCGCCATCGCGGAACTACGGGAAC
- a CDS encoding tyrosine-type recombinase/integrase has protein sequence MPTIKISRKALADIVPSAKPTIYYDATLKGFGLKVMPTGAKSWIIEYRPGAGGRGVSKKRIKIGTLATHSPEAARDEASRTLARVTLGSDPAASRSDERKGQTVADVADSWLEEHVLIKRKPRTYGEYKLAVERYIKPVLGSMKFSLVEPSDVLRMQAKIIRGKTDKANGGRTMANRALAALSAIYGWAQDLRIVPVGFNPVASIERFKENQIERFLTSEEIGALAAALTEAETIGLPYEIDETKAKAKHANKAENRRTVYGEHAIAAIRLYLFTGCRRSEILKLMWSDVDLERGILFLPDSKTGKKPVILSPQAQAILTNLTRIGKYVIAGADAGTENEAPRADLDRPWKAVTQRAGLEKLRLHDLRHTYASIGAGGGQGLPIIGKLLGHKNMATTQRYAHLDTDPMRRVTDFIGDHIDRAIGGGNGQAA, from the coding sequence TTGCCGACAATCAAAATCAGCCGAAAGGCGCTTGCGGACATCGTGCCCAGCGCAAAGCCTACCATCTACTACGATGCCACCCTCAAGGGTTTCGGTCTTAAGGTAATGCCGACCGGCGCCAAGTCGTGGATTATCGAGTACCGGCCTGGCGCCGGCGGCCGCGGCGTTTCGAAGAAGCGCATCAAGATCGGCACACTAGCCACTCACTCACCGGAGGCGGCCCGGGACGAAGCATCGCGCACCCTCGCCCGCGTGACGCTCGGATCGGATCCCGCCGCGTCAAGGTCTGACGAGCGCAAAGGCCAAACGGTCGCTGATGTCGCCGATTCCTGGCTCGAAGAACACGTCCTAATCAAGCGCAAGCCCAGGACATACGGTGAATACAAATTGGCCGTAGAACGCTACATCAAGCCCGTGCTTGGAAGCATGAAATTCTCTCTCGTGGAGCCATCTGACGTGCTCCGCATGCAGGCAAAGATCATCCGCGGCAAGACGGACAAGGCGAACGGTGGGCGCACAATGGCCAATCGTGCACTGGCCGCTTTGTCCGCCATATATGGTTGGGCGCAAGACTTGAGGATCGTTCCCGTCGGCTTCAATCCAGTCGCCTCTATCGAGCGCTTCAAGGAAAACCAGATCGAGCGCTTTCTGACCTCCGAAGAAATCGGAGCACTGGCCGCGGCCCTCACGGAGGCCGAGACGATCGGCCTCCCCTACGAGATTGACGAGACAAAAGCCAAGGCTAAGCACGCGAACAAGGCTGAGAACCGTCGAACAGTCTACGGCGAACACGCAATAGCTGCCATAAGGCTATACCTCTTTACGGGCTGCCGGCGCAGTGAAATCTTGAAGCTCATGTGGTCAGACGTCGACCTCGAGCGAGGTATCTTGTTTCTGCCCGACTCCAAGACCGGCAAGAAGCCGGTGATCTTGTCCCCCCAGGCGCAGGCAATCCTTACGAACCTGACCCGAATTGGAAAATACGTGATAGCTGGTGCTGATGCCGGCACCGAGAACGAAGCGCCGCGCGCAGACCTTGACCGCCCGTGGAAGGCCGTGACGCAACGCGCCGGCCTGGAAAAGCTTAGGCTTCACGACCTACGACATACCTATGCAAGCATCGGCGCGGGCGGAGGCCAGGGACTGCCGATTATTGGAAAGCTCCTCGGTCATAAGAACATGGCCACGACGCAGCGCTATGCGCATCTGGACACGGATCCAATGCGACGTGTGACCGACTTCATCGGCGACCATATCGACCGGGCGATCGGAGGCGGAAATGGCCAAGCTGCCTGA
- a CDS encoding site-specific integrase, producing MSKQTEPKKKITRAVLENAQPHEDGKTTRLIWDSRLTGFGLRIRPSGAKAFVYVYRANGKPKWATIKATTADDAFDQATEMANQYHRGKDPVAEREESQREATRKSNAATVGYMLDLFVAEHAKSQLAEKTADEYERTANKILKPEIGKIKLAALTMEDVHSLFDRLSKRPRQRRSKKPSPNAKPLPPAKAQAEGAMRMLRAALNWSRSKKKATLYSNALPPPLDFKELGLKGTKRRTRLFTENEVARLLATTETMAAGGRLQPSTAIAVRLIFALGARAGEVCKLQWSYIDREAGLIIWPKTKTGQLEKPITPEVERLLKAAPRFVGSPWVCPATDPELPLRVDVLGSAFKRVMKEAEVTGGYGISSHTIRHWFSTKTYTDSDLPMAVGMAVVGHKSVATAMRYTHVSREVLAEAARSAAARRERTVEAAAKKGKVVSIRGEKE from the coding sequence GTGAGCAAGCAGACAGAGCCAAAAAAGAAAATCACCCGCGCCGTGTTGGAGAACGCCCAACCCCACGAGGACGGAAAGACCACCCGCCTAATCTGGGACAGCCGCCTAACGGGTTTCGGCCTACGCATACGGCCGAGCGGCGCCAAGGCGTTCGTCTACGTCTATCGCGCCAACGGCAAGCCGAAGTGGGCCACCATTAAGGCGACAACCGCCGACGACGCCTTCGATCAAGCGACCGAGATGGCCAATCAATACCACCGGGGGAAGGACCCGGTTGCCGAGCGGGAGGAGTCGCAGCGCGAGGCCACCAGGAAGAGCAATGCAGCTACGGTGGGCTATATGCTCGACTTGTTCGTAGCCGAGCATGCGAAGTCGCAGTTGGCTGAGAAAACGGCAGACGAGTACGAGCGGACAGCGAATAAGATCCTCAAGCCCGAGATCGGCAAGATCAAGCTGGCGGCGCTGACGATGGAAGATGTTCATTCGCTCTTCGACAGGCTCAGCAAGCGCCCGCGCCAGCGTCGCAGTAAGAAGCCTAGTCCGAATGCCAAGCCCCTACCCCCGGCCAAGGCGCAAGCCGAGGGCGCTATGCGAATGCTGCGCGCCGCGCTCAACTGGTCGCGCAGCAAGAAGAAGGCCACGCTCTACAGCAACGCGCTGCCGCCGCCGCTGGACTTCAAGGAGCTTGGGTTGAAGGGCACGAAGCGGCGAACGAGGCTCTTCACGGAAAACGAGGTTGCCCGCCTTCTGGCGACGACCGAGACGATGGCGGCGGGGGGTCGTCTACAGCCTTCGACGGCGATAGCCGTCCGGCTCATCTTCGCGCTCGGGGCGCGGGCGGGTGAAGTGTGCAAATTGCAGTGGAGCTACATTGACCGCGAGGCCGGGCTGATAATTTGGCCCAAGACCAAAACCGGACAGTTGGAGAAGCCCATCACGCCGGAAGTGGAGCGGCTGCTCAAGGCTGCCCCCCGGTTCGTCGGCTCGCCGTGGGTCTGCCCGGCCACCGACCCGGAGCTGCCGCTGCGTGTGGACGTTCTGGGTTCTGCCTTCAAACGCGTAATGAAGGAGGCGGAAGTGACCGGGGGTTACGGGATTAGCTCGCATACCATCCGGCACTGGTTCAGCACGAAGACATACACGGACTCTGACCTGCCTATGGCAGTCGGAATGGCGGTCGTTGGGCACAAGTCGGTAGCCACGGCTATGCGCTACACCCACGTCAGCCGTGAGGTGCTGGCCGAGGCGGCGCGGTCGGCGGCGGCGCGGCGCGAGCGCACTGTGGAGGCCGCTGCAAAGAAGGGCAAGGTGGTGTCGATCAGGGGAGAGAAAGAGTGA
- a CDS encoding TOTE conflict system archaeo-eukaryotic primase domain-containing protein, translated as MTLQPNNNLKGRSAAERLYELFRGAEQRHGTYDVKRLRLVGSKMEMKDEAGNGPRDVKGRSSPELWEKHLAGARPLGVSPLREDGMSRVGVVDIDLYDGGIDHGELASKIRREGLPLVLTRSKSGGGHVWLFASDWMPQAAMNAALTALACRLGHPDAETYPPATGLGNWMNMPYFGGETSDRYGVKAGGLGMAVAEFLETAEKARQSPTAIAALTRPPAPEGVPASGEDTDRAARKLAASVTEIAEAPEGGRAKLLYGLSKDMGKMIGAGWIEEDVVFDALMEAATRARLPYGEAVGHVRKGIKDGRQQPPDASDGDGGDLYPRIEKLVVRTGGETVEWRLTLSGYGDITLPVKEIMNYFAFNVHCASQLGAVYRHMKVNDWNERLRDARARAEFEEVPQDETVEYMMREQLRSFCMDRHRGESIDELLLGKPVPLPEEDRVYFRFEDFDKFLRTGSSRFKNGTTQTIGTLIKKAVGKDNYKQTMKIVKGRPKGIPVKWVRMSVLDKPVELPLPPTARPPL; from the coding sequence ATGACCCTCCAGCCGAACAACAACCTCAAGGGGCGCTCCGCTGCGGAGCGCCTTTACGAACTATTCCGTGGCGCTGAGCAGCGGCACGGCACGTATGACGTCAAGCGGCTGCGTCTTGTCGGCTCCAAGATGGAAATGAAAGACGAGGCTGGCAACGGACCTCGCGACGTAAAGGGTCGTTCCTCGCCAGAGCTGTGGGAGAAGCATCTTGCTGGCGCCCGCCCGCTCGGCGTCAGTCCGTTGCGCGAGGACGGAATGAGCCGGGTCGGAGTGGTCGATATTGACCTCTACGACGGCGGCATCGATCACGGCGAACTTGCTAGTAAAATCCGGCGCGAGGGTCTGCCATTGGTGCTGACGCGCTCCAAGAGTGGCGGCGGGCACGTTTGGCTGTTCGCCAGCGATTGGATGCCGCAGGCCGCGATGAATGCCGCGCTGACCGCGCTTGCCTGTCGGCTCGGCCACCCTGACGCGGAAACGTATCCCCCGGCCACCGGCCTCGGTAACTGGATGAATATGCCATATTTTGGCGGCGAAACCTCCGACCGATACGGCGTGAAGGCCGGGGGGCTAGGGATGGCGGTGGCGGAGTTTCTTGAGACGGCGGAAAAGGCGCGCCAGTCACCAACGGCAATTGCGGCGCTGACCCGCCCGCCCGCGCCGGAAGGTGTTCCAGCAAGCGGCGAAGATACCGACCGGGCGGCGCGGAAGCTGGCCGCATCGGTGACTGAGATAGCCGAAGCGCCAGAAGGAGGGAGAGCCAAGCTGCTCTATGGACTCTCCAAGGACATGGGCAAGATGATCGGCGCGGGCTGGATAGAGGAAGATGTTGTCTTCGACGCTCTGATGGAGGCCGCCACTCGCGCCCGGCTGCCGTACGGCGAAGCTGTAGGCCATGTACGCAAAGGCATCAAGGATGGGAGACAGCAGCCACCCGACGCGAGCGACGGCGATGGCGGCGATCTGTATCCGAGGATTGAAAAATTAGTCGTCCGGACGGGTGGTGAGACCGTTGAATGGCGTCTCACGCTGTCTGGGTATGGTGACATAACGCTGCCGGTGAAGGAGATCATGAACTACTTTGCGTTCAACGTGCACTGCGCCAGCCAGCTGGGTGCCGTCTATCGTCACATGAAAGTCAACGACTGGAACGAGCGCCTTCGCGACGCCCGCGCGCGGGCCGAGTTCGAAGAGGTGCCGCAGGACGAGACTGTTGAATACATGATGCGTGAACAGCTTCGCAGCTTCTGCATGGACCGACATCGAGGCGAAAGCATCGATGAGCTTCTGCTTGGTAAGCCGGTTCCCCTGCCGGAGGAGGACCGCGTGTATTTCCGGTTTGAGGACTTTGACAAGTTCCTTCGAACGGGCAGTTCGCGTTTCAAGAACGGAACGACGCAGACGATCGGCACCCTGATTAAGAAGGCGGTCGGCAAGGATAACTATAAACAGACGATGAAGATCGTGAAGGGTCGCCCAAAGGGGATACCCGTCAAGTGGGTGCGGATGAGCGTGCTTGACAAGCCGGTTGAGCTCCCGCTGCCACCCACTGCAAGGCCGCCTTTATAA
- a CDS encoding winged helix-turn-helix domain-containing tetratricopeptide repeat protein gives MTAMHKFGSFCLDADAEILFWRAEPLGLGRRAVALLRVLLERAGTPVGKEALIEAAWPGLAIEDSNLTVQMAAIRRALSAGGGTDWIETLPRRGYRYIGPAVTSEGLPASAAQPTVPVSALPSRPSVAVLRFSNPNGDGEDDYFADGVVEDVAAGLSRVNWLFVIAPKSSFTYDAQALGLKQIGQELGARYLLQGSVRRSGDRVRISAQMIEAETGSLLWTERFDRPLADIFDLQDEIALNVVSAIEPRLRRAELERVKRKRPENLDAYDLVLQAQPDVYCGMPTEAARALALLERALALEPGYALAHAFAAMCHHCLFLRAGLLEDHRLASVRHARAAILYGQDDALALTFAGFSIGMDDHDRDAAFAAAEAALAVSPSSAITYIVGGVMFGWGGKAERAIEWGERALRLSPFDPWAWSAFHALMLGHFHLGHDDEAVKAAYRAVQHNPRHSISHMLLAAALAKLGRLGDARSAAARVLELQPAFRYSMQFSGVDCDPALAASLGAALDIAGLPG, from the coding sequence ATGACTGCGATGCATAAGTTCGGCTCGTTTTGCCTCGACGCGGATGCCGAAATCCTGTTTTGGCGAGCAGAGCCGCTGGGGCTGGGGCGACGCGCCGTGGCGCTATTGCGGGTGCTTCTGGAACGGGCGGGAACGCCCGTCGGCAAGGAGGCGCTGATTGAAGCCGCATGGCCCGGTCTCGCCATCGAGGACAGCAATCTTACCGTTCAGATGGCGGCCATACGCCGGGCTCTTTCGGCGGGCGGAGGGACGGACTGGATCGAAACCCTGCCGCGGCGGGGCTACCGCTATATCGGGCCGGCGGTCACCAGCGAAGGTTTGCCCGCCAGCGCGGCCCAGCCGACAGTGCCCGTGTCTGCTCTTCCATCCCGACCTTCCGTTGCCGTGCTTCGCTTCTCGAATCCGAATGGCGACGGGGAAGACGATTATTTCGCGGACGGTGTCGTCGAGGACGTAGCGGCGGGGCTCTCCCGGGTGAACTGGCTGTTCGTGATCGCCCCGAAATCAAGTTTCACCTACGACGCCCAAGCTCTCGGCCTGAAACAGATCGGCCAGGAGCTCGGCGCGCGCTATCTGCTGCAAGGCAGCGTGCGCAGGTCCGGCGATCGTGTGCGGATATCGGCGCAGATGATCGAGGCGGAAACCGGAAGCCTGCTGTGGACGGAACGCTTCGACCGCCCGCTCGCAGACATTTTCGATCTGCAGGACGAAATCGCTCTCAACGTCGTCAGCGCCATCGAGCCGCGCCTGCGTCGGGCGGAACTGGAGCGCGTCAAGCGCAAACGACCCGAAAACCTCGACGCCTACGACCTCGTTTTGCAGGCCCAGCCCGACGTCTATTGCGGCATGCCGACCGAGGCAGCAAGGGCGTTGGCGCTGTTGGAGCGGGCGCTTGCACTCGAACCCGGCTATGCGCTGGCCCATGCCTTCGCGGCCATGTGCCATCACTGCCTCTTCCTGCGCGCCGGCTTGCTTGAAGACCATCGTCTGGCATCGGTCCGGCATGCGCGGGCGGCCATTCTCTACGGCCAGGACGATGCGCTTGCCCTGACGTTTGCAGGTTTTTCCATCGGCATGGACGATCATGATCGTGACGCCGCCTTCGCTGCGGCCGAGGCGGCGCTTGCCGTCAGCCCGTCTTCGGCGATCACCTATATCGTCGGCGGCGTAATGTTCGGATGGGGTGGAAAGGCTGAGCGCGCCATCGAATGGGGCGAGCGGGCTTTGCGCCTCAGCCCCTTCGACCCTTGGGCATGGTCGGCTTTCCATGCCCTCATGCTCGGTCATTTCCATCTGGGACATGATGACGAAGCCGTCAAAGCGGCCTACAGGGCGGTTCAGCACAATCCGCGCCACAGCATTTCGCACATGCTTCTGGCGGCAGCGCTCGCAAAACTTGGACGTCTCGGCGACGCGAGGAGTGCTGCGGCTCGGGTTCTGGAACTGCAGCCTGCGTTTCGCTACAGCATGCAATTTTCCGGCGTCGACTGCGACCCGGCTCTGGCGGCCTCTCTCGGCGCCGCGCTTGATATAGCGGGGCTGCCCGGATAG
- a CDS encoding terminase large subunit domain-containing protein, producing the protein MLARDLARALSPVTLARECGIEPDPWQATLLDANPRRSLLLCSRQSGKSTVAAFLVIQTALFVPAAQIVVVSPTQRQSNELFRTIVGFLGRLPGAPRPTAESKQGTELSNGARILSLPGTEKTIRGIAGVDLVVMDEAARVEDELLTAVRPMMATKRDARLVALTTPAGKRGWFYEAWVGDDPSWERVRVPASECPRITQEFLDEELKALGAIKFSEEYGLEFHDPEEAVFPLAIIEAAFTQEVRALW; encoded by the coding sequence ATGCTAGCCCGCGACCTTGCCCGCGCACTGAGCCCCGTCACCTTGGCCCGCGAGTGCGGCATAGAGCCTGACCCATGGCAGGCAACTTTGCTAGACGCCAACCCCCGGCGCTCCCTGCTGCTGTGCTCCCGCCAATCAGGCAAGTCCACCGTCGCGGCCTTCCTCGTCATCCAGACAGCACTCTTCGTCCCGGCAGCGCAGATCGTGGTCGTCAGTCCCACGCAGCGCCAGTCCAACGAGTTGTTCCGCACCATCGTCGGCTTCCTTGGACGGCTGCCGGGCGCGCCGCGCCCCACCGCCGAAAGCAAACAGGGAACTGAGCTATCGAACGGTGCGCGTATTCTTTCGCTACCCGGCACCGAAAAGACCATCCGCGGAATTGCCGGGGTGGACCTCGTAGTCATGGACGAGGCGGCGCGCGTCGAAGACGAACTGCTGACTGCGGTACGGCCGATGATGGCGACCAAACGCGACGCTCGCCTAGTTGCCCTGACCACGCCAGCGGGCAAGCGCGGCTGGTTCTACGAGGCTTGGGTCGGCGACGATCCATCGTGGGAGCGCGTGAGGGTTCCAGCGAGCGAATGCCCCCGGATCACGCAGGAGTTTCTGGACGAGGAACTGAAAGCCCTCGGTGCCATCAAGTTCAGCGAGGAGTACGGCTTAGAGTTCCACGACCCTGAGGAGGCCGTCTTCCCACTCGCCATTATCGAAGCCGCATTCACGCAGGAGGTCAGAGCACTATGGTAG